The proteins below come from a single Balaenoptera acutorostrata chromosome 2, mBalAcu1.1, whole genome shotgun sequence genomic window:
- the MISP3 gene encoding uncharacterized protein MISP3, with protein sequence METPIEREIRRSCEREESLRRSRGLSPGRAGRELVELRVRPVLTLPGPGSALPRALERARAGAQMQRDIEREAHRQAALARPEVPKQRARQPPQPLGELKRFFEAAGGCGSSPAAEGSADPQRLPEPGGRPRSVVQSRCPVLARAPPPIAPSLLEQEVREVNERERELQRQRLSVYGTAEFKEPAPSLTASRGDGKLAVIWPPRRKASENGLEQEERKP encoded by the exons ATGGAGACGCCCATCGAGCGCGAAATCCGCCGCAGCTGCGAACGCGAGGAGAGCCTGCGCCGGAGCCGGGGCCTGAGCCCAGGTCGCGCGGGCCGCGAACTCGTCGAACTGCGTGTGCGGCCGGTGCTCACCCTGCCGGGCCCCGGCTCCGCGCTCCCGCGCGCCTTGGAGCGCGCTCGGGCGGGCGCGCAGATGCAGCGAGACATCGAGCGGGAGGCCCATCGGCAGGCGGCGCTAGCGCGCCCCGAGGTCCCAAAGCAGCGCGCCCGGCAGCCGCCTCAGCCGCTGGGCGAGCTCAAGCGCTTCTTCGAGGCTGCTGGCGGGTGCGGCTCCTCGCCGGCGGCGGAGGGCAGCGCGGACCCGCAGCGGCTGCCTGAGCCCGGAGGCCGGCCACGTTCAGTCGTGCAGAGCCGGTGCCCGGTGCTGGCCCGCGCCCCGCCGCCCATCGCACCATCGCTGCTGGAGCAGGAGGTGCGCGAGGTGAATGAGCGCGAGCGGGAACTGCAGCGCCAGCGCCTCAGCGTCTACGGCACCGCCGAGTTCAAGGAGCCCGCGCCCAGCCTAACTG CGAGCAGGGGCGACGGAAAGCTGGCAGTGATCTGGCCTCCCCGCAGAAAGGCTTCGGAGAACGGTCTGGAGCAG GAGGAGCGGAAGCCTTGA
- the C2H19orf67 gene encoding UPF0575 protein C19orf67 homolog, with protein sequence MATRRWFLGPLPAGPGETPLPDDLEPGVQPCEDPSWSPPTGRPGDSPEDIQGQLPEASTSMPFPEPLAPGPGPAPPRLPLDTMFSPISEQLRYLLKKADDFQSYLFYRDRVQKEQLAKAMPTFLQMCEPYFLYLEAAARSVPPIYGALQELIRKGLLEISQQLTLRLEQLVLMYASFGFVNLEETDPLSISCFFCGRFSISPSHEVSIFRYCAPAAYTASRFPRYLYKKMRWNLETTPESSSQGQDSRVDYYFLCYRDTWEDTGKSPTNSCPQIQKLWSIGRWVPLGPAEDDLYSWILSPQPPGDYEQLLTIGFEEPSHMLATDLLVQILTGQAGTARPPSAAGPAAWAAQES encoded by the exons ATGGCAACCAGGCGGTGGTTCTTGGGGCCGCTCCCCGCGGGCCCTGGGGAAACGCCGCTCCCGGACGACTTGGAACCTGGGGTACAGCCCTGCGAAGACCCCTCATGGTCGCCTCCCACTGGCCGACCTGGGGACTCGCCCGAGGATATCCAGGGGCAGCTGCCCGAGGCCTCCACCTCTATGCCTTTCCCTGAGCCTCTGGCCCCAGGCCCCGGGCCTGCCCCTCCTCGCCTACCCTTGGACACCATGTTCAGCCCCATCAGCGAACAGCTCCGTTACCTGCTCAAGAAGGCAGATGATTTCCAGAGCTACTTGTTCTACAG GGACCGAGTGCAGAAGGAACAGCTGGCGAAGGCCATGCCCACCTTCTTGCAGATGTGTGAGCCCTACTTCCTGTACCTGGAGGCAGCTGCACGGAGTGTGCCCCCCATCTATGGAGCCCTGCAGGAGCTGATCCGAAAGGGG CTGTTGGAGATCTCCCAACAGCTGACTCTGCGCCTGGAACAGCTGGTCCTTATGTATGCATCATTTGGGTTTGTGAACCTGGAGGAGACTGACCCCCTAAG CATCTCCTGTTTCTTCTGCGGGAGGTTCTCCATCAGTCCTTCCCACGAGGTGTCCATCTTTAGATACTGTGCCCCTGCCGCCTACACCGCCAGCCGCTTCCCCCGATACCTCTATAAGAAGATGCGCTGGAACCTGGAAACCACCCCAGAGTCCAGCAGCCAGGGGCAAGATTCCCGTGTGGATTA ctACTTCCTGTGCTATAGAGATACATGGGAAGACACAGGCAAGAGTCCAACCAACTCATGCCCCCAGATTCAGAAGCTGTGGTCCATCGGCCGATGGGTGCCCCTAGGACCAGCTGAGGATGACCTTTATTCATG GATTTTGTCCCCTCAGCCTCCTGGGGACTATGAGCAGCTGCTGACCATCGGCTTCGAGGAGCCGTCGCACATGCTGGCCACCGACCTGCTGGTGCAGATCCTCACGGGCCAGGCAGGCACGGCCCGGCCCCCGAGCGCCGCCGGGCCCGCGGCGTGGGCCGCGCAGGAGTCTTGA
- the SAMD1 gene encoding sterile alpha motif domain-containing protein 1, with translation MAGPPALPPPETAAAATTAAAASSSAASPHYQEWILDTIDSLRSRKARPDLERICRMVRRRHGPEPERTRAELEKLIQQRAVLRVSYKGSISYRNAARVQPPRRGATPPAPPRAPRGGPAAAAAAPPPTPAPPPPPAPVAAAAPARAPRAAAATAPPSPGPAQPGPRAQRAAPLAAPPPAPAAPPAVAPPAGPRRAPPPAVAAREPPLPPPPQPPAPPQQQQPPPPQPQQPPEGGAARAGGPARPVSLREVVRYLGGSGGAGGRLTRGRVQGLLEEEAAARGRLERTRLGALALPRGDRPGRAPSAASARASRSKRGGEERVLEKEEEDEDDEDEDDEDEVSEGSEVPEGDRPAGAQHQQLNGERGPQSAKERVKEWTPCGPHQGQDEGRGPAPGSGTRQVFSMAAMNKEGGSASAATGPDSPSPVPLPPGKPALPGADGTPFGCPSGRKEKPADPVEWTVTDVVEYFTEAGFPEQATAFQEQEIDGKSLLLMQRTDVLTGLSIRLGPALKIYEHHIKVLQQGHFEDDDPDGFLG, from the exons ATGGCGGGGCCCCCGGCCCTACCCCCGCCGGAGACGGCGGCGGCCGCCACCACGGCGGCCGCTGCCTCGTCGTCCGCCGCTTCCCCGCACTACCAAGAGTGGATCCTGGACACCATCGACTCGCTGCGCTCGCGCAAGGCGCGGCCGGACCTGGAGCGCATCTGCCGGATGGTGCGGCGGCGGCACGGCCCGGAGCCGGAGCGCACGCGCGCCGAGCTCGAGAAACTGATCCAGCAGCGCGCCGTGCTCCGGGTCAGCTACAAGGGGAGCATCTCGTACCGCAACGCGGCGCGCGTCCAGCCGCCCCGGCGCGGAGCCACCCCGCCGGCCCCGCCGCGCGCCCCCCGCGGGGgccccgctgccgccgccgccgcgccgccGCCCACGCCCGCCCCGCCGCCACCGCCCGCGcccgtcgccgccgccgccccggccCGGGCGCCCCGCGCGGCCGCCGCCACAGCGCCCCCCTCGCCCGGCCCCGCGCAGCCGGGCCCCCGCGCGCAGCGGGCCGCGCCCCTGGCCGCGCCGCCACCCGCGCCCGCTGCTCCTCCGGCAGTGGCGCCCCCGGCCGGCCCGCGCCGCGCCCCCCCGCCCGCCGTCGCCGCCCGggagccgccgctgccgccgccgccacaGCCGCCGGCGCCGccacagcagcagcagccgccgccgccgcagccacAGCAGCCGCCGGAGGGGGGCGCGGCGCGGGCCGGCGGCCCGGCGCGGCCCGTGAGCCTGCGGGAAGTCGTGCGCTACCTCGGGGGCAGCGGCGGCGCCGGCGGCCGCTTAACCCGCGGCCGCGTGCAGGGGCTGCtagaggaggaggcggcggcgcggGGCCGCCTGGAGCGCACCCGCCTCGGAGCGCTCGCGCTGCCCCGCGGGGACAGGCCCGGGCGGGCACCATCGGCTGCCAGCGCCCGCGCGTCGCGGAGCAAG AGAGGTGGAGAAGAGCGAGTCcttgaaaaggaagaggaggatgaagatgatgaagatgaagatgatgaagaCGAAGTGTCTGAGGGCTCCGAGGTGCCCGAGGGTGACCGTCCTGCAGGTGCCCAGCACCAGCAGCTTAATGGCGAGCGGGGCCCTCAGAGTGCCAAGGAGAGGGTCAAGGAGTGGACACCCTGTGGACCCCACCAGGGCCAGGATGAAGGGCGGGGGCCAGCACCAGGCAGTGGCACCCGACAGGTGTTCTCCATGGCCGCCATGAATAAGGAAGGGGGATCAG cctctgctgccactgGGCCAGACTCCCCATCCCCCGTGCCTTTGCCCCCAGGAAAACCAGCCCTACCTGGGGCTGATGGGACCCCCTTTGGCTGTCC TTCTGGGCGCAAGGAGAAGCCGGCTGATCCTGTGGAGTGGACGGTGACAGATGTGGTAGAGTACTTCACCGAGGCCGGCTTCCCCGAGCAGGCAACAGCTTTCCAAGAGCAG GAAATCGATGGCAAGTCTTTGCTGCTCATGCAGCGCACAGATGTGCTGACCGGCCTGTCCATCCGCCTCGGCCCAGCCCTGAAAATCTACGAGCACCACATCAAGGTGCTGCAGCAAGGCCACTTTGAGGATGACGACCCCGATGGCTTTCTAGGCTGA